Within the Papaver somniferum cultivar HN1 unplaced genomic scaffold, ASM357369v1 unplaced-scaffold_132, whole genome shotgun sequence genome, the region TGAGATCTATCTATGCTTGAGTTATACACAAAGTGCAATGcaccaagaaaaaaaaagtcattgAACCAAGAGAAAGATGCCCAAGGGAAGCAACATTGGGGGAACAATAACAACCTTTTCTTATTCATCTTGTTTGTTTGTTACCACCCTAATTTTCTCCCTCGCCATGGGCTTTTCTTTAGGACCAAGCTAACTATTTTGTTCCCTCTCTGAATATCATAGCAGAAGAAAAGAGTGGGAAAATTATTACACAAATCCGTAAGTAATGATAGAGGAACAGGAAAACACTAGCCACTGTTtcattagtgtttttttttttcttaccaaACATGCATTTTCATCATCAGTCAAAAAAATGCAGTACACAAATAACACAGCTCTTGCTTTAACTTTTCTATCCATTGTCCATGGCTGAGTTGATTGCATGTCTCCTAGACTTGCCTTCATGTCTTTTCTTTCGAGAATATTAAACTCGAAAAAACCTTAAAACACAAACATATCTTCTTTCTCACCCATCAACTCATGAAATCCTACCCAAAGAGCCTTCTAATGCTTTTACTTTGTctatttttcccaattttcaaATCCTTTGCCTCTTGTTTCCTCCCCTTTCCCTAAACATATTAATAAACAACAATATCTTACATTCAtaccataaacaaatattgaaAAAACCAGTAGACAACCAAACCCCCTCCCCCATACTTTTCTTGCCCTATGATAGTACAATTTCACTAACCCTGAATTGTCTCAATCATTATATAAATTTTTCTAAACCACCATACTTTATGTCTCTCGTATTAGTTTAGAAACATCCcctattcttcattcttttttagATAAACAAATGAACTACTAATATATTAACATAATCAGCCTTATAACTCGTCAATTAACAATTGATTAGACTAGTTTCTTCGATGTTAATTAAATGTACGGTACGGTAGGAACCAATACATTGAACATTAGATAACGATGAGCGGATACCGATGGTAATTGGCCATTTAATTGTGCCCATTTCTTACATTCTTGAGTTCATCACAACCCCATTGTTGAAAACACGATCAGTACTGTACTAATATTATTTTATTGCTCAGACTTTAAACAAATGTTAATCTAGTAATTAACATGGGTCAAGAACAATCAACTGTGAAGACAAACTCAACAATCTTAGGTGTAGTGAACAGTATAATTGTCATTATAGATGATTAATCATATTATAAGACATACACTGTGATATTCTAATATTAAGGTTGGCACGTCCATGGAATCAATGATTTCGAGCCACACGGAACGTGGGCATCCCTTGTCTCCTTATCATATTCCACGTGGGTTCGCCGAGCATCAACTCGTTCCGCTCTCGAACTCATTAAACTGACTCGGCTCGCGTAATTAAGAAGCTTAATCATATTTGAATGTGGACGGTTCTTTTGAATAAGAATAATTATAAGGTTGGTTTAGtgataaatcaaatcgagagtgGTGAAGAAAACCCAAAAcagcaaaaaaggaaaagaaagaaagagtagaagaaaagagagaatggGATTGTCTGCCTTTGTATGGAGGTGATAGAGAGATATTAGACtttgatttttgttaaacaaaTTTTTTGCTTTTCTGTTTAATTGTCTCAAATCTTCTACTCATTTATTTTATACGTACACAACCACTGAGGCCCCTACCAAACATGCTTGTTTTAGTTCTTTCCCTCTTTTTTGTCTATTGCTTTAGGGTTAGGGCAGACGCATCTGTCTGTCTCTTTGGGACTTGATCAAACTTCTTTCGTTCGTGTGATCTTATTCATTTCTTCGAACCAACCAAGTCACTGTAACTAACAAGGTCCAAAAGAATAAGATGTTTAGTATGGGTTCTTAATCCGTCACACATCACCCAAATTAATGGCGCATATAATGTGACCAACTGACCATAGTTGGTGGTCAATTATATGATTTTGTTAGGTCAACTTGTGGTCCAATATTCGATCCATAGATACACTTATGGATGAACATATCAGTGTGGGCTAAAGATATTTTTTGCCCTACATGCAATATTTACAGAGAtatcatctttttcttttgtctAGCCTGAATTcgaatatgaattgttatggactAGATTTCTGCCTCCAACTTTGCTATAAAATCTTTATCCATTTCAATGCATAAGTCAGTGGATCTTTGTCTAAATCTAGTAAATCTATATAGGTTGCATTATTAATCACGTTAGTGAGCTTAGTTAAGCTGGTTAAGGGCAATATATGACACTGCAGGACCACCAATATAGTGCTTCCTTTCTTTCTTGTATTAAAAGGTACCACTGTTATTGTTGAGGACTTTCTGGTTGCGCCCCATAGTTTTCTTTAAATcagttactgcacatgttaaaTCAAAAGGTAATTAAACTGCAATGCGCATATAAACCACTATGATCGCTTTCATTTTCTGCTGCGGACAATATGTTTATTTATCATCTGCATCAGACAAAATTTTCCGATAATACCATGGTCACGGATAAATTTGTCTCTAAACCTCATTGATATAGCCGAACGTGTGCCGGTTGTTTGTTTAGATGTGATGTGATTGCTTGTCATCATGAAATTGAACAAGCATATGAACTCAAGTAGTAAACATAACCAGTCTTGTTATTAATTTATTGAAAAGGACTAAAGGTCTAAAACTAAATAAATTTAGGATTAAAGGGTCAAAACAAGATTAATTAAGCCAAGCCGATGTGTTTTAGATTGAAGACACGTCTGTTTAATGTTACGTGTGAATGTCGGCCACACTGACGACAGTCTAAACCAGCAAGTCTTTTGAAGATCGACTAGCTCTGACTGACTCTTTAACCACCCTCCCTCCCACTCTCTATTTAAGCCAAAGTTGGCGGCTCTTCTCCCCTGCTCTAGCAACAAACACCAAACAACAATGGGCAGACCAAgcgtttcatcttcttcatcaattgATAGCAGTAGTCATCCTAATTACTCcgtttcttcatcatcctctgcaTCTTCTTCAAAAATAGATCTTAGCACTGATTTACGTCTTGGCTTAagcatttcatcttcttcatcaaggTTCGTACATATAATTAACAATACAATTTCTTTGCCCATCATAATGCAATGCTCTGTTTTGCAACTAGTTTATATCAACACCTATGTCTTTTGTATGTATGTTATTCGCAAAatcttgtacttttttttttttcattttgttgattacATATGTGATTTGATTTCAGGGATCATGAGCAACCCAATTGGCCGCCGATAAAAAGGTCTATGAGAAATACATTAGCAGAGAAAGGAAGCAACAGACCAACTTTCTATGTGAAAGTGTATTTAGATGGGATTCCAATTGGAAGAAAGCTTGATCTGTTTGCTCATAATGGTTATATTAACCTTATAAGGACTCTTTCTCGCATGTTCCTAACCACCATTATCTGTAAGTGCTTTACTCTTGCTTTACATTTTGGATTAAAATAAAATTAGCAGTTGCAACCAACTAATGACATGATTACAATTGCATACAGACCCTGGTGTAGATCGAGTACATTCCGATCATGAAGATTATCACGTATTAACTTACGAAGATAAAGAAGGTGATTGGATGATGGTGGGAGATGTTCCTTGGGAGTAAGTTTAAAATTTTAATCTGTCCATCCATAATTCTGCTCATTTGTATAAATGTTCTGACATAAACTAATCAAATTGTATTTGTGTGTGCAGTATGTTCTTAACAACCGTGAAGAGACTGAAGATCACAAGGTCAAACCAATGCTGATGAAGTTAATCTCCACCACTCCCTGTACAGTGTTGTGTTGATGGATGAGACTTATTGTCAGCAACAAGATCGGAAACAATTAGATATATGCAATGTTGTTCCATATGACCATATGGAACATATATATTATATAGAGATGTacaaaatacagaacaaagatcttataaattttggttttgatttcttttcttctttttcacttTCTTAACTTTTGTGTTTTGGGTGATGCCATGTCCTGTTTGCAATCCATCACAATCGATAAATTCAATTACTTGAGTAAACTAACCGCACTTGCGTGAAGAAACAAGGAATAGAAATGTGCACAAGCATGTATACTGGCCGGCCTAATGCAGTATGACCCGATGGTTTAGACGTATACACATACTAGATTTACCCTATTAGGAAATATCATATGCAATGCAAGATGCAAGGATTAAGACTAAACTTAGATATTTGTCACTCTGAATTACCCTATTTTTTATGTGAACCAGCAACACATAATATTCCAAACCATTAGTGGAACCCAAAAGTGATCACCTAGCCTAATCAAAAGAAGCAGgctagagttaacttttgaacttATTCCCCTACCCTAACTCTAAGTAGTAATATAAACTTAACTTTACAGTTGCGTTCACGGCATTTCCTACTTCCTCACTAACATGCAATCTCTCTCAAGCTTCACCAAATAAGAGTAGACTATATCAATCTGACAAAATGTATTCAGCTAATTCCAGGTATGCTGAATTGTTCATCATCTTGGATATAACAttagtaattattattttttatttttttgatcaacAAATGTAACATTTTTCGCTGAAAATGCTTCCCAGATGTAAGCAAAGTATAACAACCCATAgaaacccaaaaggagagaaggAAAAACaagcacaaaaaaataaaaaatgaagggGTAACTTTACAAGGTCCAAATAGTCTCTGCCGGTAAAGCTCCTTCCTATGTCTTCattatctgagaattgatcaTCAACCTAGTCACCAATCTGCTCCTCAGCACTGAAATCCTCTTCGTCGCCATAAGGAAGGACGACGTTCGACCAGAATAGATAGTTTGGTGTGATAAATGTCTCACTGCATTTTTTTAGTAGACATGGGTCAAATGGGAAAAACATATCAGGTCTTTCCAATCCACCATAAGCCATCGAAAAATCTGACTCGAGCAAGTTGTTAGAAACAAATTTATCAGACGCCATATACAATGACGCAGCTCTTGCCTGCCTCAAAAATTCCTCCACAATAGAAGGCAAGCACACCTTTAATGGGTTCAAAGAGTGTTCGAAAATTAGTTGTAGAGGAAATTGATAAATTTGAGGATCACCCAACATTTCCGTCATACGAAAGCAGAGCACGTACATGGCGGCCTGACATCCAGAATAAAATAGTCTATGGGCTTCGGGATTTAATGTTTTCTCTTCAGCATCAATtaacctacaataatgaagacaCCAATCTAGCAGACTACGTAATGTCTTACCGATGATAGGCATTTCAAGAAATTTCCCTCGAGACAAGTAACTAGCAAGATAAGAAACCGCACTCATTCTGGTTATTAGTGGATTTCCGGTACTATCAAAGGTAAAAACATTTAAAAGCGTGGTTGCAAGCTTCCCACCACACTTTCCAGGATCTAATGAGCAGGCGTAGAACATAACAAAATGGGCAAACTTCGATTTGTGTGTATTTAAAACAGTAAAACGGAAGGAGTGGACAAGTGCTTCAAATACCTCCGACAGACGACCGTTTTCAGCACAAGACTTAAGATGTTGACATGTGAGTACCATCAAGCTATCCAACTTCTCAGCAATGGAAATCACCTCATTATCGTTAACGAGCTTAAAACCGTTGTCCACATCAAATATGCCTTTACTAGGTTCAGGTGGCAAGATATCATCCCATCCTATTTCCACATCTAGCTCTAACAGCCTATACACCACTGCCGATAGCAGCATCTCTCTTCCAACAAGTTCTCCTGCTTTCAAGCCTTAACATGTTCTCAACATATACTGCCATCAAAGCTTCATCAGCAGAAATGTGAGGCATTCGCTGACTAATAATGGGGCTTAAACTCCGAGGTGCAAGAGGCATTAGCTCAGTAATGTTTACCAATGTGGAATTCACCCGGTGAAGCACCTGCTCCTTTTTTGCAATGCTGCAAGGTAGATTCAAAAATTTTACGGAAGAATTAGAATTAGGCGGCATAAAATTTCTAACAAG harbors:
- the LOC113332613 gene encoding auxin-responsive protein IAA4-like, which translates into the protein MGRPSVSSSSSIDSSSHPNYSVSSSSSASSSKIDLSTDLRLGLSISSSSSRDHEQPNWPPIKRSMRNTLAEKGSNRPTFYVKVYLDGIPIGRKLDLFAHNGYINLIRTLSRMFLTTIIYPGVDRVHSDHEDYHVLTYEDKEGDWMMVGDVPWDMFLTTVKRLKITRSNQC